The region TACAGCGTCTCGCCGGCGACGACGGGGTCGGTGAGCGAGGCGCCCAGGTCGGTCGTCCACAGCCCGGCCACCGCCGCCGTGGGACCGGTCGCTCCCGCGGCGTAGTTGCTCCGGCCCGGCTCCGCGCCCGGCACCGGCCACGCCGAGTCGAGGGTGTCGGGCAGGTCGGGGTCGCCATCGGGGATAGCGGGGGCACCGGAGGTTGGCTCGCTAGTTGGACTCGGGGATTGCTCGCCGTCGTCGCTGACACAGCCGGCCAGCGCTGCCGTGCCGAGCGAGGCGAGGAGCGCGCGTCGGGACCAGTAAGAGGGCACAACTGGGCGTTCAGAAGAGTCCAGTAAGTGTTTTCTGTCGAACTGGAGTCGGCAGACGAGCGTGTCCGACCCAGCCCCGGCTACGTTCTCCAGCATGCCATCGGGGCCTTTGCTGGCCGACAGCGGTGCGGGCACGACGCGCGTGCCCTCTCAGTCGTGAAGGGTTATCTGTCAACGGTGAGTGGCGTTCGTATGGACACCGAGACGCAGCGGTGCTGGTGACCATGCTGGGGACGTTCGCCGTCGGCAGTCTGGTGTTCACGCCGGTCGGCGGCGCGATACTGGCGCTGATACTCGGGTTCTACGTCATGTACGTCCGACAGTACGAGCTGAAGTACATCCCGCGATAGCGACGGACGCCTCGAGAGACCGTCCGTGGTCGACCCCTCGCCGGCCGACCTCACTCCTTCGAGCGGAGTTTCCGGTAGAGATACGCGACGCCGAGACCGCCGGCGACAAGCGCCAGCGGAGACGTGAGCACCTTCGACGCCCCTCGCCGGACCGTCGACGACGATTCGGCGCCGATGTGCTCCAGCACGGCTTCGGTGCTGTTTGCGACCGGTTCTGGGTCGTTCCCCGCCTCGGCCGCCGCGTCGGGGTCTTTGAGCAGGTGGCCCGTCGTCAGGCAGACGACCGACTCGTCGGCCTCGATTTCCCCTTCCTCGCGGAGCTTGTGGAGCCCGGCGACCGACGCCGCGGAGGCCGGCTCGACGCCGACGCCCTCGCCGGCGAGTTCGCGCTGGGCCTCGGTGATCTCCTCGTCGGAGACGGCGACGGCCGTGCCGCCGGTCTCGCGGATGCCCGGCAGCGCCTTCGGGGCGTTGACCGGGTTGCCGATACGGATAGCGGTCGCGCGGGTCTCGACCGACTCCCAGCGGTTGGTCTCGTCGAGGCCCTCGTGGATGGCCTCGACCATCGGCGCGGCGCCCTCGGCCTGTGCGCCGGTGAGTTTCGGCACCTGGTCCTCCGTGATGGCGCCCGATTTGACCAGCTCCCGGAAACACTTGTACAGCGCCGCGGTGTTGCCGGCGTTGCCGACGGGCAGGACGATGCGGTCGGGGTACTCGCCGTAGTCGGCGTAGTGCTCCTCCATGATTTCGAGGCCGATGGTCTTCTGGCCCTCCAGGCGGAACGGGTTCAGCGAGTTCAGCAGATAGGCCTCGCCCCGGGCCGCGAGGTCCTGGACGATGTCGAGACACTGGTCGAAGTTGCCGTCGACTTCGAGGATGCGGGCCTTGTGCAGGGCCGCCTGTGCTATCTTCCCGGCGGCGACCTTCCCGGCGGGGAGCAAGACGAGCGTCTCCATGTCGCCGCGGGCGCCGTAGGCCGCGAGCGCCGCGGAGGTGTTCCCCGTCGAGGCACAGGCCAGCCGGTCGACGCCGACCTCCTGGGCGACGCGGACGCCGACCGTCATTCCGCGGTCCTTGAACGAGCCGGTGGGGTTCATCCCCTCGTGTTTCACGCGGAGGCTGTCGACGCCCGCGGCCTCCTCGATGCGGGGCACCTCGTGCAGCGGCGTGTCCCCCTCGGGGAGCGTCACGCCCACGTCGAAGGGCAGGGCGGCGTGGTAGCGCCAGACCCCGGACCCCTCGCCCTCGAAGTCCTCGAACGTCGGCAGGTCGCCGTAGCGCACTTCGAGGAGCCCGTCGCAGTCGTCGCAGGTGTAACGGACCTCCTCGAACGGTGCGAACGTCTCCCCACACTCGATACAGGCCAGCCAGACGCCGTCGGCGGCCTCCGGCGGCACGTCGTCAGTGAGTTGCAGGTCGGCCATTATCGTCTCGATGGTCCCATCCGGCAAAAGTCGGACGGTTACGGGCCGTAGCAGTCGGACTTCTTTCGTCTGATGGCGCTACGTAC is a window of Halomicroarcula saliterrae DNA encoding:
- the thrC gene encoding threonine synthase codes for the protein MADLQLTDDVPPEAADGVWLACIECGETFAPFEEVRYTCDDCDGLLEVRYGDLPTFEDFEGEGSGVWRYHAALPFDVGVTLPEGDTPLHEVPRIEEAAGVDSLRVKHEGMNPTGSFKDRGMTVGVRVAQEVGVDRLACASTGNTSAALAAYGARGDMETLVLLPAGKVAAGKIAQAALHKARILEVDGNFDQCLDIVQDLAARGEAYLLNSLNPFRLEGQKTIGLEIMEEHYADYGEYPDRIVLPVGNAGNTAALYKCFRELVKSGAITEDQVPKLTGAQAEGAAPMVEAIHEGLDETNRWESVETRATAIRIGNPVNAPKALPGIRETGGTAVAVSDEEITEAQRELAGEGVGVEPASAASVAGLHKLREEGEIEADESVVCLTTGHLLKDPDAAAEAGNDPEPVANSTEAVLEHIGAESSSTVRRGASKVLTSPLALVAGGLGVAYLYRKLRSKE